TTCACAAAGTATTTTACTGAGGAGACACACACCATAATCTTGGACATCCATGCCTGAGAAAAGCCCCATTTGAGCAAGGCCTTCTCCAAAAACTCCTAGTCAACATCATCATAGGATTTTGAGAGATCCAATTTGTACACACAGAGTGCTGTGGCATAATTCCTCATAGACTGTATATGATGGATAGACTCAAACGATGTGATATAATTATCAGAGAGTAAACGTACAGGGATAAAAACACTTTGATTTTCTGAAATAAGATCCGTCAGGAGCGGCCAAACTCTATGTACCAGACGTTTGGAAATGATTTTATACATGACATTGCATAGGCTAATCGGTCTAAAATCCTTCATATCCTTGGGATGGGGGATCTTCGGAATTAGAAGGAGACACCCACCCTGAAGGAAATCTGCCTCCCTTTTGGCATTCATGCTCGGAGGAAGAAAAGGAGGTGGCATCGCACTTGCCTCGATGTCAGAGCTCCGAGCTGTAACCCTTCGGCCAGAAGATCCTGCAGGGGAGCGAGACAGACCGTCTATCTACCATCGAGGCCTAGCCCTCATGATGAGGATGAGAGCAGAAGCAGACGCCATAGCTCCCTAGCTAGTGCCACACCTAATGTGCTCCTAAAACAAGTGTCAAGGACAATGCCAATTCCAACACATGAGAAGCCACTTCGGCGGACCACAACTCAAGATCCAAAGCCTATTACCCccattcttctctttcttttctccaTGGAAGCATGAGATGCTCAAGTTGAAACATAGGAATTCAGATGTAGTGTCAGCCAACCTCCACTTCTACCATACAGAGGAAGCCCTTGAAGAGGGCATCAGATCCATTCACAAGTCAACTCAAGTGATCTTTGCACCAACAACCATGGGTGTAGCAAAGATGAGAATTGGCTTATGTTTTTTTGGTTTATTGGGAAGAAAACATATGACACAAGTTTGAATTCCCTCTTACTCATCGCCCATGCACCGTGGCCGCGAGAGATGGGGGGAAGGGCACCGAACATGTGGTGTAGGGAGGGCTTAAGGTACCACACTGAGGCTAGTTGCCATTGGGCAAGACGAGAAACCAAAGTCTAAAACATATCCCAGTCTATCTCTTTATTTTACCCCTGCCAGACAGCACCCTCTCTTCTCCCACCCAAGTCATTTCTCATCTAATCTTCTACCTTTTATGTACACGCAAATAGCTACAACTTTGTTGTCATTGAACGAACGAATGCCAATCCTTATTTAATAAACAATTGAAATAACCCCGAAAGCCCCAAATAATTCGACTAGGGTCGTTGCCGACCCATACCACATAGTTCGAACATCATCTTGACCTCCCTCCTTCAATAACCAAATCCCATCATCTCGACTTCCCTTCCCCCCTTTCTCTAGTTCCCCAAATTGACCAGGCACGAGCATTCATCCTCTACCGCTAAGGGGCAAATGTTCTGTATGTATTACTCCCTCAGTCCATAATATAAGAAATGTCGTATATTATGGGACGCAGGAAGTATTTTTCATTTTCCTCTAAAAATTTGCTGGTTTTGTTAAGTTAATCCTAGTTTTTTTTTTCATCAGTTGGGAAAGAATTGGAGTTGCCGTCGCACCAACTAGTCTATCTTCCAGTCGTCTTCCACCTTCGCCTCCACTCCAGCCCCGCCGTCAATGGCGTCCgcctcccccaaaccctagctccccaccccgcccacccacccaccccccacCGGATCGGCCATGGGATCCCAGCCGGCGCCCTCCCGCGCGGCCCTGGAGCCCTTCGCGACGCTGGACCCGGCGGCGCTGGCCTCCCTCCCGGCCTCGACGCCCCTCACGGTCCGCTNNNNNNNNNNNNNNNNNNNNNNNNNNNNNNNNNNNNNNNNNNNNNNNNNNNNNNNNNNNNNNNNNNNNNNNNNNNNNNNNNNNNNNNNNNNNNNNNNNNNNNNNNNNNNNNNNNNNNNNNNNNNNNNNNNNNNNNNNNNNNNNNNNNNNNNNNNNNNNNNNNNNNNNNNNNNNNNNNNNNNNNNNNNNNNNNNNNNNNNNNNNNNNNNCGCTCCGCGGCCCTCTCCGCGCCGAGCCTCCTCTACCTCGGCACGGGGGGCGGGaagctcctcctcttctccctggcGACCCCCTCCTCCCCcgagttcctccgcctgctccccatCGGCGCCACCCGCCCCGTCTCTGCCATCCTCCCGCTCCCCTCCGTCGCCCGCGTCCTCGTGCTCGCCGACGGCATGCTCCTCCTCGCCGACCCGCTCCTCGCGCGCCCCGTCCGCCGCCTCGGCTCCCTCCGcggcgtcgccgccgtcgcctcctcccCGCCCGCCTCCCCCTCGTCCTGCTCCCTGGCCGTCGCGGTCGGGAAGAGGCTGCTGGTCCTCGACCTCGCCCTGCGCGAGGCGGACGAGCTGGAGGTGCAGACGCGGGAGATCGCCGCGGGGGTCGAGGGGATCAGCGCGCTCGCCTGGGTCGGCGAGGACTCGGTCTTCGCCGGCACCGCGTCGGGGTACTCGCTCTTCTCCTCGAGCGGCGGCGGCACGGGCCAGCGTGTGGACATATTCATGCTCCCGGAGTCGGCGGGGGCGCCGAGGATCAGGCCGCTGTCGGGCGGCCAGGAGGCGATGCTGCTGGTGGACAATGTCGGGGTGGTCGTCGACCGGTCCGGGCACCCCGTCGGAAGCAGCTTTGTGTTCAACAGCAGGCCGGATTGCATCGTCGAGGTGTCCCCGTATGTGGTGGTCGCCGCAGAGTCCAAGGTGGATGTGTACAGGAGGAGGAATGGGGTGCACTTGCAGACCGTTCCGATCGCGAGGAGAGGCACGGGTGTTCTGACCGTGGCGAGCGATGATGATGGAAGCAGCGGGGAGGTCGTTGTGGTCGCTACGGCTTATAAGGTAAAGTAGGTATGTTGTTGACTCAGCCATCAATGGAACTTGTCCCCAAATTTATAAATACACGGTGTTGCCTTCTATGAGTAGCTTTGCGCTGCATACTGTGAAAATTAATGCCATTTTGTTAATCTTAGGGAGAGATGCCAAGTAGTTGCAGAGTTATTGAGTGGACATGCTTAGATGGGCCTGGAAGACAGGAAGAAGATTTAACTCGAAATGGTCATGAATTGGAACTAATTGTGTGTAGAACAGCAACAACTTACACTAGTTTTGTAGCCTCCAGTAAGTTTATGAGCAAACAGAATTTTCCTTCTCTTTTAGAAATATGCAGGCAGCTCCCTGATCAGTGTTGTTGTTGGTTGCTGTAAAAAACTAGTTACTAGTGCACAAATGAGTCTGAGACATGCCAAGCTAAGCTACTCACCATTTGAACTTTTTGCGCCATCCTGAGTTATCTGGATGTTAGACGTTTGTTACTTTCTAGTTCTGGCTACCGTAATTGGTTATGACCATCATGACTGACATCACCTTGACAAAATTCTGCTCCACATTGTCAGTTGGTTGCCATCTGTTACTGTACTAGCCAACCAGTGCTAATTATTTCCTACTTTTCCCATATCAGTTTTCAGTGAAAAAACAAGACAGAAAAGTGGAGCAGGAAATTTGCACTAACTGTTTTCCACTGATTCCAAAATGAGTTTAAGAGTGTAGTCTAGCAATCATCTGCTCAGCTGTAGTGATGCTACAACTAATTGATAAATGACTTGTCCAGGTTTTCTGTTACCGTAAAGTATCTGCAGTGGAACAGATCAAGGCATTGTTACGAATAAAGAGTTATACAGAGGCTATTTCTTTGCTGGAAGAGTTTGAATCTGATGGTGAAATCTCGAATGATATGATTTCCTTTGTGCATGCACAACTTGGATTCTTATTATTCTTTGACTTGCGCTTTGAGGATGCTGTTAATCATTTCTTGCTGTCGGAGACTATGCAACCAGCAGAAATATTTCCATTCATCATGCGGGATCCTAATCGTTGGTCAGATCTGGTATGTCATCTTCCTCCATTGTTCATTTTGAAATTATTGTATGGAGTATCTGCAAGACCCCACTTCATTTGTTTTTAACTTATTCTTGTGTATGACAAAACTTTATGATTATAAACTTTTTAAGATTTTATTATGATTCAATTAATTAGACTCAAACAGTTTCTTCAGTGTTCCACAAAATTTGTGCATAAAGCTTTTGTAGCTAGGATCTCTTGCAACTTTTATCAACATATTTATATTTCGTGAACCAATTTGGGGAACTGTGAAATGAGTTTTGGTTTTCTCCACCGTGCTTGGCTGGCTGCTTTGTAGTCAGTAGCTTTTAGTTAAGCTGTTAATGCCTACAGGGTTCCACAGCCTGATTTTATCTTCAACTAATCTTTTTTACGAGGATTTACTTGCCGTTTCTAGATGGGATAGTTTTAAACAAATTTATTTGCAAAATTTAGGTGCCAAGAAAACGTTATTGGGGCTTGCATCCTCCCCCCAAGCCTCTTGAAGAAGTTATTGACGATGGACTGGTAACACTTCAGCGAGCATTGTTTCTCAAAAAGGCAGGTGTGGACACAGTTGTGGATGAATATTTCCTTTCAAATCCTCCAACTAGAGCTGATCTATTGGAACTAGCTATCAGAAATATTATCAGGTCTGGTTTATCCCTGGTATTTTTATTCATTGAACTGCAATAAAGCTGCATGTAGTGACCAATGTCCAAATGCTAAATGAAACTAGGTACCTTTGTGTTTCACGAGAGAAGAGCTTGTCTCCTGCAGAGATGGAAGGAGTCGATACTCTTCTGATGTACCTTTATAGAGCACTTGATCTTGTTGATGACATGGAGAAGCTTGCATCATCTCAAAATAGCTGTGTTGTGGTATGTGTATTTCCTTTATAACCATAACCCTGCTTTGTAGAATCATGAGTTTATAGCtattatatactactccctccgtcccataatataagacgttttttaacactagtgtagtgtcaaaaagtgTCTTAcaatatgggacggagggagtatatgttactGAAATCAATATTTAGTCTGGATTTGTAGATGGAATATAGTATGCTGTAGATTTGTTCTTCTTAGGTTTTCGTCACATATAGAAAGGTGCATTTATCGTCAAAATTATGGGTGGTGCAGGATGAACtggaatcactgttggacaactctggACATCTGCGGGCGCTTGCTTTCTTATATGGCAGTAAGGGAATGTGCTCCCAAGCTGTTGCTATATGGCGTATCTTAGCAAGGAATTACAGCACAGGTCTGTGGAAGGACCGTCCTATTCTGCCTGGAACGGACTCCCAGGAAACTTCGGCTGTTAAAAAATCCGGTGAGGAAATTGCTGCTATCGAAGCCTCCAAGATACTTCAAGCAACATCTGATCAGGACCTTGTCTTGGAACATCTTGGATGGGTATGTGCTTCATGCTGAGGACCTGATCTTATAGTGAGCTGTTTCATTATCTTGTGAATATTATTCAGTAATTTCATGCAGGTTGCAGACATTGATCAAGACCTTGCAACTGTGATTTTAACATCTGAGATGAGGGAAAAACAACTTTCTTCTGGTAATTAATTTGTTTCAAACAATTCACTTTATTAGTACCTTTACTGGCATGGCAGTTCAACACATCCTCCAGTTTTTACTTGTGAGCATGTCAGAGTATGGTGCAGTACAAGTGTACAAGGATGTTCTTTTTTATTCCTCTCCTGAAAACTGAATTTTTTTAATCCTGTGGTTACAACTGATTGTGTCCATGAAATGTCGTGTTTAACTAGTTAGGACTGTTAAAATAACTTTGACATGTAATGAACTTTGTTAACATTTGTTTTGGTTGGGTGGTACTCTGCAGAAAAGGTTATTGCTGCCCTTGATTCAGAAAAGGTTGGGATCCACCAAAGGTATGATGTGTTcatgaaatcttcaacaacttaaaCCTCTCAAGATTCCATTATGAACCCCGATGTCTATGTGAACATAAAAGCTGTAATTGTTGATACATTTTGTGCAGCTAGTTTGCTTATTACACACTTATACGAACTTCAGTAATGGTCTAATAACAGCCTAACTAATTACTCATTGTCGTTGGAATTCAACATGTACAGTAACTTGAACCTTGACATGACTGCTTAGGAATCTTATATCTCCAATGCCGGATAATTTGAGTAGATATTGTTCTGCAATAATGATTAAGTGCCACTGGTCGTTTATTTATATCCTCTATCAAGATTCTAACATAATGGGACCTCTGAGTAGTGTTTGGTATGCATCTTACATTTGCTAATTCTTAGTCAAACAGTGTTTTTCTGTGCACATGTTCATCATATAATGTTGTCCATGTCATATCCTGCGCTATCACCTTCATTTGACATATTCGATACTCAGATCCATCTACTATCACGAAAATCTAACTGGCTAAGTTATGCAGATATTTGCAGTGGTTGATTGAGGATCAGGGTTGTGAGGACCCTCACTATCACACGTCATATGCATTATTGCTGTCGAAATCTGCCATGGAAGCATTTCATATGGAGTCCAATTCCGGAGAGAGAAATGATAAAGAAATCGACTCAGACCTACAGTTCATTTATTCATTGAGGGAAAGATTGCAATTATTTTTGCAAGCTTCGGACTTGTATGATCCAGAAGAAGTGCTTGATGTGATAGCAGAATCTGAGCTATGGCTGGAAAAGGTCTTGTGACAAAATTTCACCTTCCCCTTAATGTGGTTACATGTTCATCACTTTATTTGTCCACAACTGTGTTTAAGTTCAGATACTAAGGCATTCGTTTTTCTTTTGTCAGGCCATTTTGTATAGGAAGATGGGCCAAGAGAACATTGTACTTCAGATACTAGCACTGTAAGATGTTATCCTGCACTTACTATTATTGGTTTGTTGTAACTTGTACTCCCTCCAATCCgtattaattgtcgctgatttaatacttcctctgtcccaaaataagtgtctcaactttgtactaactttagtgcaAAGCTGTACCaaggttaagacacttattttgggacggagggagtacaaagttgtactaaatcagcgacaattaatatggattggagggagtaagTTGCAACAGCAGTGGTATTCTGTTTAGCTGGACTTGCATTGCATGTCTTTACCATTTCCAGTGCAGCTGTTCTGACTGTTATTTGTTGGTCTGTGATGAAGGAAGCTGGAGGATAGTGAAGCTGCTGAGCAGTACTGTGCAGAGATTGGTCGAGACGATGCTTATATTCAGTATGTTATTGTTTGACTAGTAATTCTTTGTTGACTGGCTCGTACTCTGGATATATTTTCTTTTATCATTATCAATGGGATTATCTTTGTTCCTCGGTTAATGTTATGTCCATCTTGCTTTGAACTCAGGCTTTTGGATTTGTATTTGGACCCGAAAAATGGGAGAGAACCGATGTTTACAGCAGCTGTCCGACTTCTTCATAATCACGGGAAATCTTTGGATCCCATACAAGTattggaggtactattttcttatATTACTGTGGGCGATCCTGTTATGCACAACTATTATTAGGTTATAATAAGAATTCTGAAATCTGAAGCACAAATTTTTCCCAGAGATTATCCTCAGATATGCCTCTCCAGCTAGCTTCAGATACAATATTGCGAATGCTAAGAGCTCGGGTGCACCATCATCGCCAAGGGCAGGTAAACATTGTGAAACAGGCTTGCTTCTATGTTGAACTCACAGGAGGTCTGGCTTGCAATATCCATATATTTTAATTTCTTTTCTCTTTCTCTGTCTATCATTAGATAGTGCATAATTTATCACGCGCGACGAACGTTGATGCACGATTGACAAGATTGGAGGAGAGGTCAAGGCATGTGCAGCTAACTGATGAGAGTATCTGTGATTCATGTCGAGCTCGGCTTGGCACCAAGCTATTCGTCATGTACCCAGACGACTCGGTTGTTTGCTACAGGGTAACAAGTCCAACAACTTTGTTGTTTAGCTGCCTATTTATTCTTCTGCATGGAAGTTTCACTAGATCTGATTTGTTGTCATGGTTGCCTGCAGTGCTACCGAAACCAAGGCGATTCTGTTTCAGGACGAGGCCGTAACTTCAGGAAAGATGCTATATTCAAACAAAGCTGGCTTGTCAGTAGATAGCGAAGATTGAGCAGCAAAACTCGTACAGACATTCCTTTGCCATGAACAACTGAGAGAGGTCATGCGTACCGCCCTTGCAGTTCAAGGTACATGATCTTGCTACAGCTCCTTCGAAATGCTCTAAAAACGTTGCAACATCATCGGCTGCTTTTGATGGCGCTGTTAATTCATTCACCCGGGGCTGTCAACAGTGTGCCATGTGTATGCGATCGCCCTGGGGGCTGTCTGGCACACTCTTATCCCGGAAAATGTTGAGGAACTCGGTTTCGTTTTCTTTTTCTCCCAGATCACTTGAAAATGGGATGTAACTTGCAGGAATAGTTTGTTAGCGGCAACACTGTAAATGGCGGTTGTAATTGCTGACTTGAGAGATAGAAACGAATATATCGACAGTGGAACATAACACTAAACAAATTTTACTGGTATATAGTGGTATGAGACTGGAATTTTGCATTGCAACACTACCCCATTAACAACAGCCGGATCAAGTCGAAACGCGTAAGATAAAACATATCTAAACAACTCTTGAACGAAGCGGGGTGACCAATCGCATTTTGCTGCCGCCTGTCCATACATCAACTGAAAGGCCATTGCATCATTCATCATGATCATCCACTTCGTTGTTGATATGTATGCATGGTGTAGTGATAATGCCTGATGATGCCTGCCCATAATCCATGTCCTAATTTCTACCCGCGATGTCGGTAAAAAGAGACTA
The sequence above is a segment of the Triticum dicoccoides isolate Atlit2015 ecotype Zavitan chromosome 1A, WEW_v2.0, whole genome shotgun sequence genome. Coding sequences within it:
- the LOC119358083 gene encoding vacuolar sorting protein 3-like — translated: MGSQPAPSRAALEPFATLDPAALASLPASTPLTVRSAALSAPSLLYLGTGGGKLLLFSLATPSSPEFLRLLPIGATRPVSAILPLPSVARVLVLADGMLLLADPLLARPVRRLGSLRGVAAVASSPPASPSSCSLAVAVGKRLLVLDLALREADELEVQTREIAAGVEGISALAWVGEDSVFAGTASGYSLFSSSGGGTGQRVDIFMLPESAGAPRIRPLSGGQEAMLLVDNVGVVVDRSGHPVGSSFVFNSRPDCIVEVSPYVVVAAESKVDVYRRRNGVHLQTVPIARRGTGVLTVASDDDGSSGEVVVVATAYKVFCYRKVSAVEQIKALLRIKSYTEAISLLEEFESDGEISNDMISFVHAQLGFLLFFDLRFEDAVNHFLLSETMQPAEIFPFIMRDPNRWSDLVPRKRYWGLHPPPKPLEEVIDDGLVTLQRALFLKKAGVDTVVDEYFLSNPPTRADLLELAIRNIIRYLCVSREKSLSPAEMEGVDTLLMYLYRALDLVDDMEKLASSQNSCVVDELESLLDNSGHLRALAFLYGSKGMCSQAVAIWRILARNYSTGLWKDRPILPGTDSQETSAVKKSGEEIAAIEASKILQATSDQDLVLEHLGWVADIDQDLATVILTSEMREKQLSSEKVIAALDSEKVGIHQRYLQWLIEDQGCEDPHYHTSYALLLSKSAMEAFHMESNSGERNDKEIDSDLQFIYSLRERLQLFLQASDLYDPEEVLDVIAESELWLEKAILYRKMGQENIVLQILALKLEDSEAAEQYCAEIGRDDAYIQLLDLYLDPKNGREPMFTAAVRLLHNHGKSLDPIQVLERLSSDMPLQLASDTILRMLRARVHHHRQGQIVHNLSRATNVDARLTRLEERSRHVQLTDESICDSCRARLGTKLFVMYPDDSVVCYRCYRNQGDSVSGRGRNFRKDAIFKQSWLVSR